The Candidatus Methanoperedens sp. genomic interval TTTCTACTATGAATCCCTTCAACTGGTATGCCCAGAAAGAAGAGAGTACGAAAATAGAAATATACGAATATAATGGTTTGAAAGGAACATCACAATACAATGATACTTTTCCGCGTTTGAACGTGATATCAGAAGGAGATGGTCTTGATAATGCGCTTCAGCTTGCTGACGAACTTGCACAGTTAAAAATGTTCAGGTGGAGGGCGCATTCAGTGGCTGTCAACGCATCTTACGGCAATGGAACATGGTCGCTTGAATATTATGACCCGATCCAGAGAGCACAAATGAGGAATATACCGGGAATATTCAGAAGATCCGGAGCCCGATTCGGTTCACTTACTATAAACGTGACCGGGGATAAAGCGGTTGCAAGGTAACTGATAATTATATCAGACATGTTTTATATCAACCCATTCACGACCTCCACAGTTTTTATTCTTAAAAAATCCCGGTCAAAAGTTGCTATCTTCCTTATCCCCCTCTTCTCCATACATGCAAGATTCGAAGCATCCACAAAACTCAGCGCCGTGTTCTCTTGATGCGTAAAAATATCCCACGTTCTTTCAAATACTTCGCTCGCTTTCATTATTTCAATTTCCCTGGCCTCAAGCAGGACATTTCCCACCTCCTTTGCAGCCTCCATACTTTTTCGGAGCGCCAGAGCGGTTGTGACTTCCGAGAACACAAATTCCGATATTACTCCGATCCCGTATTCCCCTGCGTTGAGTTTTTGAAAAATATTCACAGCCTTTTTGTGATTTGTATCATCAGCATTCTTATATGCAATAATCACGCTGGAATCAAGAAATATCAAATTTGCTTCCGTTTATATAAAGCCTCATCGATCTCTTCACTGAGATTTCGGAACTGGTCGCCAAAATGCTCTGGTTTGATATCAATTATACTTCTTCTCTTTTTCCCGGGAAGTCCAAGCCATTCACTGACCGCCTTTGTGACAGCTTCCCCTATGGAGATACCCTCTTCTGCGGCCTTTGTTTTTAATTTTTTGTAAACGAAAGGGTCAATGTTCCTGATTGTGGTGTCCATGTGTAACACATGTGTTACATGAGAATATATAGTTATTGCTTCCCCTTTCTATATTGATAATGTTGATAGCCTTTTAATATGGTCACATATTCCCTGAGGTGTTCAAGTTTGGAGGCTATTTCGTCATTCATGAAAAACCAACCTCGGCAGTCCGTTTCAAAGTTTCTTCAGTATGCCTTTTTATGTAATATTTTCGATCAAGATACATAGAAAGGAGTTTTGTTTCGAACTGTACTCTCTTTGTTTCACTGGATTTTAAAATAGTTCCATCTTTAACAATATTATATGCCAGAAGTAAAGGCGCTTCGTTTAAAATAATCAGATCTATTTTATTTTTCTTAATTAAAGCTGCGATTTCCCCCATCATTTTTAATTCCAGATCGAAGCGGTCTATTTTAGATAAATTTTCATCTATTAATACTCCGATATCAACATCGCTCAACCTGCCTGCATCGCCCCTCACTGTTGAACCGAACAGATAAGCAAGTATCACGCTATCTTTGCCGCTGAAATATTCTCTCAGTTCTTTTTCGTAGGGTGTCATGTACACTTTGTAATTTGTTTTTTGAAATATATGTCCTTCGCTCATTTGTAGCTTTTTTAGGCGGTAGCATAACAGGGGCAGGTATCGTTAGGGATTTTATTATGTTATAATTATTAAAATTCCAGCGCCGAAAGTTGCAGAAAAATGGCATATGAAATTTAAATTCTCGCCCCAATAAATTTCTCTTCACTTCGACAGACAGCAAAAGGATAATATGTTAGCAGACAATTTTACCAAGTAATAAAATGAAAATAGAAAAACTGCATATTGAAAATTATAAAAGTATTAAAAATATTGATCTACATCTCAACGGAAATTTCAATATTCTAATAGGAAAAAATAATGTCGGAAAATCAAATATAATAGATACTCTGATGTTTATTTCTGAAGTTGTGATGAGTGAATGGGAAATGGAAAAAGCACTAAATTCTTGGGGAGGTTATGAACAAATTGTTTTTGGTGGTGATAACAAAAAAAGAATTGCATTCAATTTAGAAATCTCTCTCTCATACGACGATAAAAATTCATTATTCTCTAAATTATCACTTCAGGAGGTTTCTTTTGAAGAGTTTGATAAGGATATTTCTAATATAATAAAATATAAAGTCGAACTATCAAATTCAGTTCGAGCCCCATTGTTTAAAGAGGAAATTTTCATATATCCCACATTCCGCATACCCCCTAACACAAATACATTTTTTCATAATTTGAGCCCATAAGTGCCAATATCTTCCTGTGAATTTCTCTGAGATTCATCATGC includes:
- a CDS encoding ATP-binding protein, coding for MKIEKLHIENYKSIKNIDLHLNGNFNILIGKNNVGKSNIIDTLMFISEVVMSEWEMEKALNSWGGYEQIVFGGDNKKRIAFNLEISLSYDDKNSLFSKLSLQEVSFEEFDKDISNIIKYKVELSNSVRAPLFKEEIFIYPTFRIPPNTNTFFHNLSP
- a CDS encoding PIN domain-containing protein, with the translated sequence MIFLDSSVIIAYKNADDTNHKKAVNIFQKLNAGEYGIGVISEFVFSEVTTALALRKSMEAAKEVGNVLLEAREIEIMKASEVFERTWDIFTHQENTALSFVDASNLACMEKRGIRKIATFDRDFLRIKTVEVVNGLI
- a CDS encoding nucleotidyltransferase domain-containing protein is translated as MTPYEKELREYFSGKDSVILAYLFGSTVRGDAGRLSDVDIGVLIDENLSKIDRFDLELKMMGEIAALIKKNKIDLIILNEAPLLLAYNIVKDGTILKSSETKRVQFETKLLSMYLDRKYYIKRHTEETLKRTAEVGFS